A portion of the Halobacillus ihumii genome contains these proteins:
- a CDS encoding carbonic anhydrase has product MKKLHVHTIFLLLVLFISACSQQTTTDEQTEPAETKETDQQDEQSEQVPEPKQVQWSYEGDSAPKHWGDLAEKFAACEKGDEQSPVNIKFAEVEEEKQPPEIQFHYEPAKVSVINNGHTIQVNLPDEVNNSMTIDETNYRLIQFHFHTPSEHQFNGENLPMEMHLVHKNANNELAVATLMIEEGAQNKEFSSIWEELPSEKTEKEVMMNEMINLAGLLPKKSSTAFHYSGSLTTPPCSEDVKWIIFEETIEMSKEQIEAFKQIFPNNNRPIQLLNEREITN; this is encoded by the coding sequence TTGAAAAAACTTCACGTTCACACTATTTTTCTACTTCTGGTTTTGTTTATTTCAGCTTGTTCTCAACAGACAACCACGGATGAACAAACAGAACCTGCTGAAACAAAAGAAACGGATCAACAGGATGAACAATCTGAACAGGTACCAGAACCTAAACAAGTTCAGTGGTCATATGAAGGGGACAGTGCTCCTAAACATTGGGGAGACCTTGCGGAGAAATTTGCTGCGTGTGAAAAAGGTGATGAACAATCTCCGGTAAACATAAAATTCGCTGAGGTAGAGGAAGAAAAGCAACCACCCGAAATTCAATTTCATTATGAACCAGCCAAAGTCAGTGTAATCAATAATGGTCATACCATTCAAGTTAACCTTCCTGACGAAGTGAATAACTCTATGACGATTGATGAGACAAACTATAGGCTCATCCAATTTCATTTTCATACTCCAAGCGAGCACCAATTTAATGGGGAAAATTTGCCGATGGAAATGCATTTGGTTCATAAAAATGCAAATAATGAATTAGCTGTGGCAACCTTAATGATTGAAGAAGGGGCACAAAATAAAGAATTCTCTAGTATTTGGGAGGAACTTCCTTCTGAAAAGACGGAGAAGGAAGTCATGATGAACGAAATGATTAACTTAGCAGGCTTACTACCGAAGAAAAGCAGTACTGCCTTCCACTATAGCGGATCTTTAACTACCCCTCCCTGTTCCGAGGATGTAAAGTGGATTATATTTGAGGAAACGATTGAAATGTCTAAAGAACAAATTGAAGCTTTCAAACAGATTTTCCCAAACAATAACCGCCCTATTCAATTATTGAATGAACGAGAGATAACAAACTAA